From a single Planctellipticum variicoloris genomic region:
- a CDS encoding efflux RND transporter periplasmic adaptor subunit, protein MARACPHSPAAGSLVRFASIFAAVALIAGCQKKAPPPAPPKPPEVIVALPVRQTVTDFEEYTGRLAPVRIVDLRARVSGYLDQVQFTDGADVVEGAPLFRIDARPFSAALAEAEANVAQLQARLERSRRQEVRLTDLNKRQITTDDELDGVKYLRMETDAELKAAQAAVELARLNLEFTEIKSPLTGRISRRLVDPGNLVQADVTPLATIVALDPVYAYFDVDERTVLQVRRLIAKGEVTSARDKAIEVSLALADDDEFSLTGSVNFVDNQVSATTGTLRLRAEVQNPRKLLAPGMFVRVRVPIGLPHEAVLVREEALGSDQGQRFVYVLNDKNEVQYRRIKAGRLSAGLRVVAEGLTSDERVIVTGLQRVRPGVTVIPRFADKDEAVSATAATDPLEQEVLVSPPMTTPESRAGLARSLATEVGPAISATPADAKN, encoded by the coding sequence ATGGCACGCGCCTGTCCTCATTCTCCGGCTGCAGGCTCGCTGGTCCGCTTCGCCTCGATCTTCGCCGCAGTTGCGCTCATTGCCGGGTGCCAGAAAAAGGCGCCCCCTCCCGCTCCGCCAAAACCTCCCGAAGTCATTGTTGCGCTTCCCGTTCGACAGACTGTCACGGATTTCGAAGAATACACGGGCCGACTCGCGCCGGTCAGAATCGTCGACCTCCGCGCACGAGTGAGCGGCTACCTGGATCAGGTCCAGTTCACCGATGGCGCCGACGTCGTCGAAGGCGCCCCCCTCTTTCGGATCGACGCTCGCCCCTTCTCCGCGGCCCTGGCGGAGGCGGAAGCAAACGTAGCCCAGTTGCAGGCCCGACTCGAGCGGAGTCGACGGCAGGAGGTGCGACTGACCGACCTGAACAAGCGGCAGATCACCACCGACGACGAACTGGACGGCGTCAAATACCTTCGCATGGAAACCGACGCCGAACTGAAGGCCGCCCAGGCCGCCGTCGAACTCGCCCGACTCAACCTGGAGTTCACCGAGATCAAGTCGCCCCTGACAGGCCGCATCAGCCGCCGTCTGGTCGACCCCGGCAACCTGGTTCAGGCCGACGTGACTCCCCTCGCGACCATCGTCGCCCTGGACCCCGTCTACGCCTATTTCGACGTCGACGAACGGACGGTGCTGCAGGTCCGCCGCCTGATCGCCAAGGGAGAAGTAACTTCCGCGCGCGACAAAGCCATCGAGGTCAGTCTGGCGCTGGCCGACGACGACGAATTCTCGCTGACCGGCTCGGTCAACTTCGTCGACAACCAGGTCTCCGCAACCACCGGTACGCTGCGGTTGCGGGCGGAAGTCCAGAATCCCCGCAAACTCCTCGCTCCGGGAATGTTCGTCCGGGTCCGGGTGCCGATCGGCCTCCCGCACGAAGCCGTCCTCGTTCGCGAGGAAGCGCTCGGGTCCGACCAGGGCCAGCGATTCGTCTACGTTCTCAACGACAAGAACGAAGTCCAGTATCGCAGAATCAAGGCGGGAAGACTCTCCGCGGGACTGCGCGTCGTCGCCGAAGGGCTGACTTCCGACGAGCGCGTGATCGTCACCGGCCTCCAGCGCGTTCGTCCCGGCGTGACGGTCATCCCCAGGTTTGCCGACAAAGACGAAGCCGTCTCCGCGACGGCGGCAACGGACCCGCTCGAACAGGAGGTACTCGTCAGCCCTCCCATGACGACGCCCGAAAGCCGGGCCGGGCTTGCCCGATCCCTCGCGACGGAAGTTGGTCCGGCGATCAGCGCGACCCCCGCGGATGCCAAGAATTGA